One window of the Montipora foliosa isolate CH-2021 chromosome 4, ASM3666993v2, whole genome shotgun sequence genome contains the following:
- the LOC138001155 gene encoding NPC intracellular cholesterol transporter 2-like, which produces MRGFVIFVALVISISGITYSREVPFEKCASPCGELDSVDVTPCDGEPCVIKRGTNETIGVTFTPNEVVNSGKIHLYAIKWGMRKELPLKNPYACKGYGLTCPLKKGIAQTLSFTDTVPQDVPSVSLKLEATLVDENGDSVVCGIIAVKIV; this is translated from the coding sequence ATGAGAGGCTTTGTCATCTTTGTCGCACTGGTTATTTCAATCAGTGGAATTACTTATTCAAGAGAAGTTCCTTTCGAAAAATGTGCTTCGCCATGTGGCGAGCTTGATTCCGTGGACGTGACACCTTGTGATGGAGAACCATGTGTGATCAAACGCGGGACCAACGAAACTATTGGCGTTACTTTTACACCGAACGAAGTTGTTAACAGCGGAAAGATCCATCTTTACGCAATCAAATGGGGAATGCGAAAAGAATTGCCCTTAAAGAATCCGTACGCTTGTAAAGGATATGGACTTACCTGCCCTCTTAAAAAAGGGATCGCACAAACGCTCTCATTCACGGACACGGTTCCACAGGATGTGCCATCGGTTAGCCTCAAGCTAGAGGCTACTTTGGTTGATGAAAATGGCGACTCCGTGGTTTGTGGAATCATTgccgtgaagattgtttaa
- the LOC138001154 gene encoding uncharacterized protein, with product MKRSVLYYKQENWKTDEEKQYGAFLNSFVEKRDTKTMVAPRLSPFRKGNAFVIRRGDIKDDIERALEKHTEGMEPNFKSASFKRLWQELRQPLTDVLRPRKLEETVDELYKCKLEDDFHPYEFPTDVDAMQRDLSICKIGEIIEKDIESSSSLPRRARNYTRIWNLLKNPLTGCFNVARLSTLMDELAQCFPRFELAGIKYKVPSKMSEVRRDAIICKVDEILNLSQDYENI from the coding sequence ATGAAGCGCTCCGTTTTGTATTACAAACAAGAAAACTGGAAAACGGATGAAGAGAAACAATACGGTGCTTTTTTGAATTCATTTGTTGAAAAAAGAGACACAAAGACAATGGTCGCTCCAAGGTTATCGCCATTTCGTAAAGGAAACGCCTTTGTTATTCGTCGTGGTGACATTAAAGATGATATTGAAAGAGCACTTGAAAAACATACTGAGGGAATGGAGCCAAATTTTAAATCAGCATCCTTTAAACGACTTTGGCAGGAGTTACGACAACCACTGACCGACGTACTGAGGCCGCGGAAGCTGGAGGAAACAGTTGATGAACTCTATAAATGTAAGCTTGAAGATGATTTCCATCCCTACGAATTTCCAACCGATGTAGACGCTATGCAAAGGGACTTATCGATTTGCAAAATTGGTGAAATTATAGAGAAGGACATTGAATCTTCCTCAAGTTTACCGAGAAGAGCGAGAAATTACACTCGTATTTGGAACCTTCTCAAGAATCCGTTGACAGGATGTTTCAACGTTGCAAGATTGTCGACATTGATGGACGAGTTAGCACAATGTTTTCCTCGTTTTGAATTAGCTGGAATAAAGTACAAGGTACCAAGCAAAATGTCCGAAGTGAGAAGAGACGCGATCATTTGCAAAGTAGATGAAATACTGAATTTATCACAAGACTACGAAAACatttaa